In Chloroflexota bacterium, the genomic window TGACTCGTACGTCGGAAAGCCGGGGTTCGGGTACACCACGTCTTCGCCCGCGTCCACCAGGGTCGCGATGGTGTACAGGATGAACGGCTTGGCCCCTGGAGCGACGACGACCTGACCCGGCTGGACGGGGATGCCGCGCGTCGCCGAGACGTGCGCCGCGATGGCCTCCCGCAGCTCCGGCAGGCCGTCGCTCGGCGCATACCGTGTGCGGCGATCGTCCAGGGCACGCTTCGCCGCGTCGACGATCGTGGGTGGCGTCTCGACGTCCGGCTCGCCGATTCCGAAGCTGATGACGTCCCGACCCGCCGCCCGCAGGCGATTGACCGATACCAGGAGGTCGAAGGCGCTGTCCCGACCGAGCGCCCCGGCTCGTCGGGCGGGTGGGGGAAGTGCGCTCATGACCGGCGCGGTGTCCGTATGAAGGATTGCGGGCTCCGGCGCGTCTGATTTTTCACGGCGTACCCACGGTACCAATCGGGGCGATGGGCATTGGCTCCGATGATCCGGAGGACAACTGCACGCGCCCAATGGGCTATGATACGTGGACGCGCAGGTTTCGAGAAGTTCGTGCGGCGCGCGGATTGGCGCGTCCGTGGAACCTGACTTGCGAGGCCGGAGGCCCGTGCACGGACTCACTCTCCCCGACCCTGGTGAGCCACGCTTTTGCGGTCGATGTGGGCAGGAGCTGGAATTTCGCGAAGATGGCGGTCGGGCACGACCGCGCTGTCCAGTCTGCGGATGGACCTACTACGCCAAACCTGCTCTCGGCGCCGCGGTCTTCATCGAAGAGGATGGGCGGCTGCTCCTGGTCCAGCGCGCCAATGAGCCGTACAAGGGGTGGTGGATGCTTCCGGCCGGCTTCGTCGAGTATGGGGAAGACGCGGGGGAGACGGCCGCTCGAGAGGCGCTCGAGGAGACGGGGCTGACCGTCGAGATCACCGGGGTGCGAGGACTGTACTTTGGCGCCGGTGACCCGCGTGGCGCCTCGCACTTGGCCGTGTTCAATGCCACCCGACACAACGGCACTCCGGTGGCCGGAGACGACGCGTGCGATGCGCGGTGGTTCGCCCCGGGCGAGGTGCCCGACGAGATCGCTTTCGAGGGACATCGTCGGGCCATCGCCCAATGGCAAAAGGGCAAGCGGGTGCTGACTGACGGGGCCAGCCTGCTGGATTACAGCGCCGCGGGCCCCGCGCCCCCCATCGTCGTGTACGTGGTAATCGAGAACCCGAAAGGCACAGTCAATCGGACCGTTTACGATGACGAGGCTGGCGCGTTCGTTCCCACGGGCGAGATCTTCAACGCGCCGCTGCCCATTCACTATGGATGGATTCCGCGCACGATCTCGGAAGGCGACGGACGTGAGCTGGACGTCACCGTCGTCGGTGAGGGCGAAGCCGCCGTCGGAAGCGTCATCGCCGCGCGGCCAATCGGGGCGCTGCTGCGCGCGGACGCGGACCACAAGGTGCTCGCTATTCGCGCGGACATGCCCAGCGCGTACGCCTCCGTCATGGAAGCGGCCGAGCGACCGGAGCTAACCGGCATGATCGATGATCTCTTCCGGCCGCGAGCCACGCTGCTCGGCTGGGCGTCGGTAAGCGAGACCCGCCGTCTAATTCACGAGGCGCAGCGCGCGTGGATTCGCGCCCATCGGACGGGAACGTAAGCTTGGATTCTCGCTCGGCACCAATCGGCGCCGTGTTGCGGCGGGCGCGACTCGATCGCGGGTTGAGTCTCTCCGACGTGGGGGAGGCGCTCCACGTGGCGGCCCGGTACATCCACGCCATCGAGACAGACGACTACGCGGCCCTTCCGCCAACGGTGTATACGCGCGCGCTCATCCGGGAATATGCGCGGTTCTTGGGCCTGAATCCGGCCGATCTCCTCGAGCGCGCGGTGCCAATGCGCCCTGGCGATCGGAATCCGATCCGCCCGGCGCTGCAGCCGTTGGACCGCTCGCCCGCCGTGTCGTGGAAGGCGATCGCGTCCATTATGGGCGTAGCCGCGTGCATCGGCCTGTTCGTCTATCTGTACTCGCAATACAACTCCTTCGCTCAGACCGTTGACGCGGGGCGCGGGACAAGTTTCGATCTTGTCCCAACACAAGCGGTCCGAAGCGCGCCGCTGAGGATTACGCCATTCGCGACCGAAGCGGAGACGTCGACACCGACCCCCGCCGCGACGCCGACCGTGGTGAGCGGCATCGTCGTCGAAGCGCACGTCGTGGAGCAGAGCTGGCTTCAGGTTTGGACGGACGGTCGACCGGTCATTGCGGAGACCGTGGCCGGGGGGAACACGCGAACGTTCACCGCGGAGCAATCCATTCGGATGCGCGTGGGGAATGCCGGCGGCGTCGACGTGACCGTCAACGGCAACCACCAGGGGAAGCTCGGCGCTGATAAGCAGGCGATGGAGGTCTCGTGGGGCCGGGAGGGCACTGTTCCTTCCGCATCGCCGGCGCCGTCCCGGGGTACCTTGTGATGCCGCCGACCCAACCCGGTCTCGACGGAGTCGACCGCCGCGATCAACGAACGTTCACCATCGTCACGCTCGGCTGCACCAAGAACGTCGTGGACTCAGAAGGCATCGAGCAGGCGCTGGCTTCCCACGGATATGTTCCGGTGCCCGACCCCTCCAACGCGGAGGCGGTCATCGTCAACACGTGTGGCTTCATCGGACCCTCGAGACAGGAATCGATCGACACGATCCTCCGCCTTGCCGCCGAGAAGCGGCCCGGCCAGAAGCTGGTCGCGTCGGGGTGTCTAATCGAACGATACGCCGCGGACCTCGCGCTGGAAGTGCCTGAGCTGGATGCGCTGGTGGGCGTTCACCGATGGCCGGAGATGCCCCAGATCCTGGAAGCAATCGAGGACCGCAAGTCCGGGTGCGCGCCACGGCTTGCCCGAAGCGCTATCGAGCGGCTCGACGGCGATCCAAGGCTCCCCCCCGTATTTCTTGGGGACGGCGTTGCGCCGAGAGCCGACCTCGTGATGCCGCGGCGGGCGCCAAACGCCCCGAGCGCTTATCTCAAAATCTCCGATGGATGCGATGCTCGGTGCGCTTTCTGCGCTATCCCCTCGATGAAGGGCCGGATGCGGAGCAAGGACGCCGATCAGA contains:
- a CDS encoding NUDIX domain-containing protein; translation: MHGLTLPDPGEPRFCGRCGQELEFREDGGRARPRCPVCGWTYYAKPALGAAVFIEEDGRLLLVQRANEPYKGWWMLPAGFVEYGEDAGETAAREALEETGLTVEITGVRGLYFGAGDPRGASHLAVFNATRHNGTPVAGDDACDARWFAPGEVPDEIAFEGHRRAIAQWQKGKRVLTDGASLLDYSAAGPAPPIVVYVVIENPKGTVNRTVYDDEAGAFVPTGEIFNAPLPIHYGWIPRTISEGDGRELDVTVVGEGEAAVGSVIAARPIGALLRADADHKVLAIRADMPSAYASVMEAAERPELTGMIDDLFRPRATLLGWASVSETRRLIHEAQRAWIRAHRTGT
- a CDS encoding RodZ domain-containing protein, with product MDSRSAPIGAVLRRARLDRGLSLSDVGEALHVAARYIHAIETDDYAALPPTVYTRALIREYARFLGLNPADLLERAVPMRPGDRNPIRPALQPLDRSPAVSWKAIASIMGVAACIGLFVYLYSQYNSFAQTVDAGRGTSFDLVPTQAVRSAPLRITPFATEAETSTPTPAATPTVVSGIVVEAHVVEQSWLQVWTDGRPVIAETVAGGNTRTFTAEQSIRMRVGNAGGVDVTVNGNHQGKLGADKQAMEVSWGREGTVPSASPAPSRGTL